The Thermocrinis ruber genomic sequence ACCTTTTTCTTGGGCATATATTATAAAACCCGAAAGGAGGTACTAAGATGAGGCGCACCAGTTTGTTAGCCCTACTGATGGCTGGCTCTTCCTTCGCACAGCCCGTGGCGGAACCAGCCCACTTGTGGGACAACATGTATTACATATGGTTGTTTATATCTGTGGTAATTTACCTTGCTGTGTTCATTCCTGGTGCTTACTTTTTGATCAAGTACCGCTACAGAAAAGGAGTCAACGAAGAGGCACAGCATGTTAAAGAAAATCCAACTTTAGAGGTCCTATGGACTATAATTCCTGTGATAATAGTTATCTACCTTGCCACCCAGAGCTTTGCCTTTTACAAAACCCAAAGGACCGCACCCGCAAACTCCTTTGATATAAAGGTTACCGCCTTTATGTGGGGTTGGCAGTTCCAATATCCAAACGGAAAACAGGTTATTGCCTTCTTTAACATGTTTGAGGACCCAGATACAAAATCTTACCTTCCCTTGGATAAAATCCCGGACACCGCAAAGGCATACATTCCTGCGGGCGTTCCCATAAAGGTCCTTCTTACCTCTCAAGACGTTATACACTCCTTTTATGTGCAACCTGCAAAGGTTACCGAGGACGCTGTACCCGGAAGGATAACACACATGTGGTTTAAGATCAACCAGCCCGGAGAGTACTGGGTCTTCTGCAGAGAATACTGTGGAACAAAGCACTCTAAAATGGCAGCTGTGCTAAAGGTTGTTCCCAAAGAAGAGTTTGAAAAGTGGTACGGTCAGCCAATAGATTCCGCTAACAAGGTATCTTTAAATAAAAACTTCTAAGGAGGTGTGGCCATGGCAGTAGCAGGCGTCCATAAGCCGTGGTTTGGAGCCACTCTAAAGGAGTGGATCTTTACCACAGACCACAAGAAGATCGGCGTAATGTATGGCATAACCAGCATAATATTCTTCCTTATTGCTGGTATTTCCGCCCTCGGTATAAGGTTGGAATTATTCCAGCCGGGTCTTCAGTATATGGATGAGGACCATTACAATCAACTTCTTACTCTTCACGGAGTTCTCATGCAGTTCTGGTGGGCGGTAGGAATATGGGGTTCCTTCGGAAACTTCCTTCTTCCTCTGATGATAGGTGCAAGGGATGTTGCCTTCCCAAGGCTCAACGCCCTTAGCTATTGGCTTTTCTTTGCAGCTAGTGTGATGGCATTGCTTACACTTTTACCCGGAAGCCATATAAGAATGATGTGGACGGGTTATCCTCCTTTCTCCCTCAACGATAACGCTGGACCTGTAGCCTTCTATGCCCTTATTATACACCTCTTGGGCGCAGCATCCTTAGCCTCCGCCATAAACCTGGTGGTTACAAACCTCAGCATGAGGGCTCCCGGAATAACCCTTAAGAAAATGAACCTTTTCTTGCATGCCTTTATGGCAATGAACGTTATCCAAATTCTTGGTGTTCCTGCCCTTGCAGGTGCAGTGACCATGCTACTTTTGGACAAATACTTCAATACCGCCTTCTTTGACCCCACAAGGGGAGGTGATCCTATCCTATATCAAAACATTTTCTGGTTCTACTCCCACCCCGTTGTGTATGTTATGATCCTTCCTGCCTTTGGTCTGATCTCCGAGATGATCGCCACCTTTTCCAGAAGGGAGATCTTCGGCAGAACCTCCATGATCTTTGCTATATGGGGTATAGCCATCCTTGGCTTTATGGTTTGGGTTCACCACATGTTCACCAGTGGCGTGCCAGATTGGATAAGGATTGTTTTCTCCTACACCACCGTTCTGATAGCTGTTCCAACAGGTATTAAGATCTTCAACTGGATTGGCACCCTCTATAAAGGTTCCATAAGATTTACCACACCCATGCTCTACACCCTGTCTGCCCTATTCATGTTCCTAATCGGTGGTTTGACTGGAATACCACTGGGACTTCCCGCCTTTGACATAGCGGTGCACGATTCTCACTTCGTGGTGGCACACTTCCACTACGTGTTGGGAATGGCAGAAACCTTAGCAGTTCTTGGCGGATTCTACTACTGGTTCCCTAAACTGACCGGCAAAATGTACAGTGAGCTCTGGGGTAAAGTGGGTCTCGTGTTGATCATGATAGGTTCTAACCTCTTTTACTTCCTGCAGTTCATCGTTGGTCTTGAGGGTATGCCCAGAAGGTATGCAGACTATCCTGCTATAGAGAGCTGGGTTGTCCTTCACCAATTGCAAACCATAGGGGCTTTCATCCTTGCCATCGGAGTGGGCGTAGCCCTTCTGAACCTCTTCCTCTCCGCAAAATTTGGCAAAAAGGCCTCCGACAACCCTTGGGAGTCTCCCTCTTTGGAATGGCTTATTCCTTCTCCACCACCACCTCACAACTTTGACAAGATTCCTCACATGCCCGAAGACTGGGACCCCTATAACTATGAGTGGCTCAAAAAGCACAAACAGCTTCCTCACTGACCTTATTGGGGGCTTTGCCCCCTTTAAAAACTATGAGTAAGATGGGAAATATGAAGTTTCTTATAGCTTTTGCTCTCTTAGGAATTGTTTTCCTCTCCTTTTTGTTTGGTCTCTGGTTTTACAGCAACCCTCAGGTAAGAAAGGCAAAGATAGATGAGTACAAGGAAAAGATACTCAAAAAGGAGAGGCGTTTTTGGTATAATAATAAAGAATAAACCGCACCTTTTCCGGTTGGGTTGCCCGTAAGGGTGATGGAAAAGGGTGGCAAAACCCAAGGAGGTGTAGCATGAGCGTAGCAACTATGAACGAGCTTTTGGAGGCAGGTGTCCACTTTGGACACAGCAGGGGTAGATGGAACCCCAAGATGGCTCCCTTTTTGTATGGAGTAAGGCAGGGGATCCATATAATAGACCTAAACAAGACCCTTGTCTATCTTAGGCAAGCTTATCACTTTGTGGCAGACAGCGTAGCCCAGGGGGCGGAGGTCCTCTTTGTGGGCACCAAAAAGCAAGCAAAGGACATAATAAAGGAAGAAGCAGAGAGATGTGGAGCCCACTATGTCAACGAAAGATGGGTAGGTGGCCTGCTGACCAATTTTGCAACTGTCCGCAAAAGTATCCTTAAGTTGCAAACCCTTGAGAGAATGGAAGCTGAAGGTGTCTTTGATGTTCTACCCAAGAAAGAAGTTAAAGCTCTGCGGAAAAAGATGGAAAGGCTACGCAAGTTGTACGGTGGCATAATTAACATGAAAAGGCTACCAGACATCATTTGGGTGGTAGATACGGTGAGGGAACACATAGCGGTTCAGGAGGCAAAGAAGTTGGGTATAACTGTGGTAGCCATAGCAGACTCTAACTGTGACCCTGATGTTATAGATTACCCAATTCCCGGCAACGACGATGCCATAAAGTCTATAAAGCTTCTAACATCAAAGATAGCAGACGCGGTCCTTGAAGGAAAGACAAGAAGAGAGTCCTTGGGAGAAGAGGCAATAGAAGTTGCCAGGAAGAGGATAATCACCATAGCAGAGGAAGAAAAAGCTCTCTTTGAAAAGGCTATGGAAATGTCTGAGAAGTATGAATACATAGACAAGGGTGCTGAGGAGCTTGAGTGATGCAGGAAGAAGAAAGGCTTTCTGAAGAAACACTAGGCGAGAAGCCTACTGAAGAGAAGGTTTTAGAGCGGTTGGAGGAAGAAGAAAAGAGGCTCAAGGAGTTAGAGGAAAAGCTAACCAAACTTGAAAACATAGCCAGGGTTGCCAACCAGAGACTTGTGGAGCTTCAAAGGGAGTATGAGCTCCTCAAGGAGAGATACAGGAGGGATATAGAGGAATTCAGGAGATACGGGCACGACCGGTTTGCTTTGGATGTTTTGGAGGTCTTGGACAACCTGGAAAGGGCTCTCGAAAGCAAAGCGGAAAGCGTCCAGGCGCTAAGAGAGGGTATAGAGCTAATATACAGGCAGTTTTTAAGCGTGTTAGAAAAGCACGGCATAAGGGCTATAGAGTTAGAGGGCAAGGAATTTGATCCGAACTTGGCAGAGGCAGTGGATAGAGAACTCTCCCTTGACCATCCTCCTAACACCGTTCTGAGGACATTAAGGAAGGGTTATTACCTTCACGATAGGGTCCTAAGACCTGCTAGGGTAGTAGTTTCTTACTCGGAGGAAGAAATAACTTAAAATAAATTTTTGGAGGTGTTATAATGATTCTACATCCGCTCTTTTCCTATCCCACTATCCTGTTAGCTATTGCGGTGTTTTCTATGTACATTTTGGGCTTTCTTTTTGGAAGAGATGACCTTCGTAGGTATGCCATATATGGACATGCCCTTCTCTCTATCCTTTTGGTTTTTACGGTGATCTCTGGTTTTAAAGTAGCAAACATTCCGTTGGTGGTTTCAAAGACGCCTTTTATTTGGGGCTTTCCTCATAAATGGAACGGTATATTTTTGACTGTATTTTCTCTCCTGAGCTTTATATACTTCTGGCTTAAAACTGAAAGTTCTAAAAAAGTGGGCATACTTTTAGCCCTCTTTGGACTGCTTATCGTTCTCTTTCAGTTTATAACAGGTTGGATGCTAAGGTTGGTCTTTTTCTCCTAATATCTGGAATAATTTTGATTTTGACGTCTCGCCCGCTACAAGTTTTATTCTGTCCTTCTTAACTCCAAAATATATTGAAAGTAGCTCCACGATTCTTGCGTTTGCTCTACCTTTTTCTGGGGCCTCTTTTACAGCTACTTCGTAAAAGTCCTCTCCGAGCCTTTTTACATACTCTTCCTTTGACCTGGGCTTAGCTTTAACCTTTATTAACATTTTTTTTGTATGCTTGAAGTGTGTTCAAAAGTAGGGCAGTTACAGTCATGGGTCCCACACCACCCGGTACGGGCGTTATGGCGGAAGCCTTTTCCTTCACCTCCTCAAAGCATACATCTCCCAAGATTTTGTTTCCCACCTTAGTTATTCCCACATCTATAACTATTGCACCCTCTTTTACCATATCCCCCCTTATCAGATGGGGTACCCCAGTGGCGGAGATTAGTACGTCCGCTTGGGTGGTGTATTTTTTTATGTCTTTAGTGTGAATGTGGCATACGCTAACAGTAGCATCCCTCCAAAGCATGAGGGCACTAAGAGGTCTTCCCACAATAAATCCCGCTCCCACTATAACCACATCCTTGCCCTTTAGGTCTATTTGATAGTGTTTGAGCAAAAGGTCTATGCCCAAGGGTGTGCATGGAATAAAACCGCCCTCTAACCTACCCAAGAGCCTTCCCATATTCTCCGGATGAAAACCATCCACATCTTTCCTTGGAGATATGGCCAATATTACCTCCTGCATGGGTATGTGAGGTGGAAGGGGTAGCTGGACCAGTATTCCATCTACATCCTCCCTTGCGTTCAGTTCTGCGATAAGCTCCAAAAGCTCCTCCAGTTTGGTGTTGTATGGAAGATGGTAAAAGAGGGATTTTATACCCACCTTTTCGCAGGCTTTCCTTTTGTTTCCCACATAGACCAGACTGGGTGGGTCATCGCCCACCAATATAACCGCCAAGGAGGGTTTCCTGTAGCCTCTTTGAAGGTAATACTCTACTTCCTTTTTTATGTTCTCCCTAATTTTCTCTGAGACTTCTCTACCGTCCAATATTATCGCTGAAGTTTCCATTTTGTGCCCGCCGGTGTATCCTCCAGAATAACTCCAAGTTTAGCCAACTCATCCCTTATGTAATCGGATATATCGTAATACTTTGCTTTTCTTGCCTTATCCCTAACATTGACCAAGAGCTCCAACAGCCTTTCATCTACCTTTTGTTCTTCAGAGCCTTTCTTCTCCCTTTTTTCCCTAACGCACTCATCTCGCTTTAGATCCTCCAGTATGCCAAAGATACCGGTTGTGTGCTTCAAAAGGGAGTTTACCGCATATTCATAAGCGGAGAGCTCATTGGACTTTATACTCTTTCTCTCAAAGGCGGTTTTCTTTATTTTGTTTAGCTCGGAGACTAGACCAAAGAGATGGGAAAGGCTGGCGGGGGTATTAAAATCTTGGCTCAGCTCCTCAAAGAACTTCTCTTCCACTTCCTTTACCTTTTCAAAGAGGGGATGTGTTCCAGAACTCTCTTCTATGGGTAGGTTTTTCAAAAGCTCCAGGTCTGTTATGGCACTTTTTAGCCTTTCGTAAGCCTTCTTTGTCTCCTCCATCTTTTCCCAAGAGAAGTCTAGGGGACTTCTATAGTGGGTAAATAAAACCAAAAGCCTTAGCACATCCGGATGGTATCTGGAATAGACCTCCTTTAGGGTGATGTAGTTGCCTAAAGATTTAGACATTTTTTGTCCACCCACTGTAACCAGTCCGTTGTGCATCCAATAGCGAGCAAAGGGCTTTCCAGTGCAGGCTTCCGCCTGGGCTATTTCGTTTTCATGGTGGGGGAAAACCAGATCAAGCCCCCCCGCATGGATATCAATGGTCTCTCCTAAGTGCTTGAAGATCATTGCCACACATTCGGTATGCCACCCTGGTCTTCCGGGACCCCAGGGAGAATCCCACGCGGGTTCTCCAGCCTTGGCAGACTTCCACAGGGCAAAATCTAATGGGTTTCTTTTCTTCTCGGAAGGCTCTACTCTTGCACCCGCTTCCAACTCCTCTGGGTTCCTTTTGGAAAGTTTACCATACTCTGGAAAAGCAGACACAGAAAAATACACATCTCCACCCGATTCGTAGGCATAACCCTTCTCAATAAGCTTGGATATAACCTCTATGATCTCTGGGATGTGTTCGCTGACTCGTGGCTCCACATCTGCTGGCCTTACACCTATAACTTCCATATCCTCGTAGTAGCTGGCTATATATCTGTTGGCTATGGTCATAAAGGGC encodes the following:
- the rpsB gene encoding 30S ribosomal protein S2 translates to MSVATMNELLEAGVHFGHSRGRWNPKMAPFLYGVRQGIHIIDLNKTLVYLRQAYHFVADSVAQGAEVLFVGTKKQAKDIIKEEAERCGAHYVNERWVGGLLTNFATVRKSILKLQTLERMEAEGVFDVLPKKEVKALRKKMERLRKLYGGIINMKRLPDIIWVVDTVREHIAVQEAKKLGITVVAIADSNCDPDVIDYPIPGNDDAIKSIKLLTSKIADAVLEGKTRRESLGEEAIEVARKRIITIAEEEKALFEKAMEMSEKYEYIDKGAEELE
- the folD gene encoding bifunctional methylenetetrahydrofolate dehydrogenase/methenyltetrahydrofolate cyclohydrolase FolD → METSAIILDGREVSEKIRENIKKEVEYYLQRGYRKPSLAVILVGDDPPSLVYVGNKRKACEKVGIKSLFYHLPYNTKLEELLELIAELNAREDVDGILVQLPLPPHIPMQEVILAISPRKDVDGFHPENMGRLLGRLEGGFIPCTPLGIDLLLKHYQIDLKGKDVVIVGAGFIVGRPLSALMLWRDATVSVCHIHTKDIKKYTTQADVLISATGVPHLIRGDMVKEGAIVIDVGITKVGNKILGDVCFEEVKEKASAITPVPGGVGPMTVTALLLNTLQAYKKNVNKG
- a CDS encoding nucleotide exchange factor GrpE, with the protein product MQEEERLSEETLGEKPTEEKVLERLEEEEKRLKELEEKLTKLENIARVANQRLVELQREYELLKERYRRDIEEFRRYGHDRFALDVLEVLDNLERALESKAESVQALREGIELIYRQFLSVLEKHGIRAIELEGKEFDPNLAEAVDRELSLDHPPNTVLRTLRKGYYLHDRVLRPARVVVSYSEEEIT
- the coxB gene encoding cytochrome c oxidase subunit II; protein product: MRRTSLLALLMAGSSFAQPVAEPAHLWDNMYYIWLFISVVIYLAVFIPGAYFLIKYRYRKGVNEEAQHVKENPTLEVLWTIIPVIIVIYLATQSFAFYKTQRTAPANSFDIKVTAFMWGWQFQYPNGKQVIAFFNMFEDPDTKSYLPLDKIPDTAKAYIPAGVPIKVLLTSQDVIHSFYVQPAKVTEDAVPGRITHMWFKINQPGEYWVFCREYCGTKHSKMAAVLKVVPKEEFEKWYGQPIDSANKVSLNKNF
- the cysS gene encoding cysteine--tRNA ligase, which gives rise to MGLKIYNTLSGKLEEFVPINPPEVKMYVCGVTVYDDSHVGHGRSLIVFDVFRRYLEHLGYKVKFVRNFTDVDDKIINRAKSECVPFMTIANRYIASYYEDMEVIGVRPADVEPRVSEHIPEIIEVISKLIEKGYAYESGGDVYFSVSAFPEYGKLSKRNPEELEAGARVEPSEKKRNPLDFALWKSAKAGEPAWDSPWGPGRPGWHTECVAMIFKHLGETIDIHAGGLDLVFPHHENEIAQAEACTGKPFARYWMHNGLVTVGGQKMSKSLGNYITLKEVYSRYHPDVLRLLVLFTHYRSPLDFSWEKMEETKKAYERLKSAITDLELLKNLPIEESSGTHPLFEKVKEVEEKFFEELSQDFNTPASLSHLFGLVSELNKIKKTAFERKSIKSNELSAYEYAVNSLLKHTTGIFGILEDLKRDECVREKREKKGSEEQKVDERLLELLVNVRDKARKAKYYDISDYIRDELAKLGVILEDTPAGTKWKLQR
- a CDS encoding DUF167 domain-containing protein; translation: MLIKVKAKPRSKEEYVKRLGEDFYEVAVKEAPEKGRANARIVELLSIYFGVKKDRIKLVAGETSKSKLFQILGEKDQP
- a CDS encoding cytochrome c oxidase subunit I — encoded protein: MAVAGVHKPWFGATLKEWIFTTDHKKIGVMYGITSIIFFLIAGISALGIRLELFQPGLQYMDEDHYNQLLTLHGVLMQFWWAVGIWGSFGNFLLPLMIGARDVAFPRLNALSYWLFFAASVMALLTLLPGSHIRMMWTGYPPFSLNDNAGPVAFYALIIHLLGAASLASAINLVVTNLSMRAPGITLKKMNLFLHAFMAMNVIQILGVPALAGAVTMLLLDKYFNTAFFDPTRGGDPILYQNIFWFYSHPVVYVMILPAFGLISEMIATFSRREIFGRTSMIFAIWGIAILGFMVWVHHMFTSGVPDWIRIVFSYTTVLIAVPTGIKIFNWIGTLYKGSIRFTTPMLYTLSALFMFLIGGLTGIPLGLPAFDIAVHDSHFVVAHFHYVLGMAETLAVLGGFYYWFPKLTGKMYSELWGKVGLVLIMIGSNLFYFLQFIVGLEGMPRRYADYPAIESWVVLHQLQTIGAFILAIGVGVALLNLFLSAKFGKKASDNPWESPSLEWLIPSPPPPHNFDKIPHMPEDWDPYNYEWLKKHKQLPH